The following coding sequences are from one Nicotiana tomentosiformis chromosome 3, ASM39032v3, whole genome shotgun sequence window:
- the LOC104107254 gene encoding wound-induced protein 1, giving the protein MRILTGTAKSDTDLFQFIPQTIDAFGSTVLVEGCDPDRSITWVHAWTVTDGIITQVREYFNTSLTVTRLSNNNNTDFSSIAPRHCPSLWESSLPNRVGKSVPGLVLAL; this is encoded by the coding sequence ATGCGCATCCTCACTGGCACTGCCAAGTCGGACACCGACCTTTTCCAGTTCATTCCTCAGACCATTGACGCCTTTGGCTCCACTGTACTCGTCGAAGGCTGTGATCCTGACCGTTCAATTACTTGGGTTCACGCTTGGACTGTCACTGATGGGATAATTACTCAGGTTAGAGAGTATTTCAACACCTCTCTTACCGTCACCCGACTcagcaataataataatacggATTTTTCATCTATTGCCCCCCGCCATTGTCCCTCTCTTTGGGAGAGCAGCCTTCCCAATCGGGTCGGTAAGTCGGTTCCGGGTCTCGTCCTTGCCCTTTGA